Proteins encoded by one window of Musa acuminata AAA Group cultivar baxijiao chromosome BXJ2-9, Cavendish_Baxijiao_AAA, whole genome shotgun sequence:
- the LOC135623844 gene encoding tryptophan decarboxylase 1-like, with product MGSLDANLPVVTTDGFKPLDLDDLREQLLLSVDFIVDYYKNVDTQPVLPQVQPGYLRHLMPAAPPPCGATLEDALRDIRGAVLPGMTNWASPNFFAYFPATLGSAALVGDFIASALNPVAFTWLSCPAATELEELVLDWLAQLLRLPPAFRSSSDSGGGGGGVIHATTSEAILCTLVASRDGAVRRAGGVPISRLVAYGSDQTHSTFAKACRIAGFDQTNVRLIPTRPGSGYALVAARLRDAMAADAAAGLVPAYVCATVGTTSSTAVDPLGLIADVAAEFGAWVHVDAAYAGSACICPEFRRFLDGVERADSLSISPHKWLLTGLDCTCLWLRDRPRLAESLGTNPEYLKNGPSESGLVVDCKDLQVGVGRRFRALKLWMVLRTYGVAGLQAHIRSDVEMARAFEGMVRADSRFEVVAPRRFALVCFRIRAWGGGEAAAEADNRRLLALVNGSGSAYVTHTVLCGKYVLRFAVGATLTEHRHVASAWELIRAKADEVLGGRPLE from the coding sequence ATGGGAAGCCTTGATGCCAACCTCCCCGTGGTTACCACTGATGGCTTCAAGCCCTTGGACCTCGATGATCTTAGAGAGCAACTGCTGCTCTCCGTCGACTTCATCGTGGACTATTATAAGAACGTGGACACGCAACCCGTGCTGCCGCAAGTGCAGCCCGGCTACCTCCGCCACCTCATGCCGGCCGCCCCACCTCCCTGCGGCGCCACCCTCGAGGACGCCCTCCGCGACATCCGCGGTGCGGTGCTTCCCGGCATGACCAACTGGGCCAGCCCCAACTTCTTTGCTTACTTCCCGGCCACACTCGGCTCCGCGGCCCTCGTCGGGGACTTCATCGCCTCCGCCCTCAACCCCGTTGCCTTCACCTGGCTGTCCTGTCCTGCTGCCACGGAGCTCGAGGAGCTCGTACTTGACTGGCTGGCGCAGCTGCTTCGACTGCCGCCTGCTTTTCGATCCTCCTCGGACAGCGGCGGTGGAGGCGGCGGCGTCATACACGCCACCACCAGCGAGGCCATCCTTTGCACTCTCGTGGCTTCCCGCGACGGCGCGGTGCGCCGGGCCGGAGGCGTGCCGATCAGCCGCCTCGTGGCCTACGGCTCCGACCAGACCCATTCCACGTTCGCCAAGGCATGCAGAATCGCCGGGTTCGACCAGACCAACGTCCGGTTGATCCCGACTCGACCGGGTTCGGGGTACGCGCTTGTGGCGGCCCGACTCCGCGACGCGATGGCGGCCGACGCGGCGGCGGGTCTTGTGCCCGCCTACGTCTGCGCCACCGTTGGGACCACCTCCTCCACTGCAGTGGATCCCTTGGGCCTCATCGCCGATGTGGCCGCCGAGTTCGGCGCGTGGGTGCACGTGGACGCGGCGTACGCGGGCAGCGCGTGCATCTGCCCCGAGTTCCGGCGCTTCCTCGACGGGGTGGAGAGAGCCGACTCCCTCAGCATCAGCCCCCACAAGTGGCTGCTCACCGGCCTCGACTGCACCTGCCTGTGGCTCCGGGACCGGCCGCGGCTGGCCGAGTCGCTGGGGACTAACCCGGAGTACCTCAAGAACGGGCCCAGCGAGTCCGGCCTGGTGGTCGACTGCAAGGACCTGCAGGTGGGGGTGGGTCGCCGGTTCCGAGCTCTCAAGCTCTGGATGGTGCTGCGGACGTACGGCGTCGCGGGGCTGCAGGCGCACATCCGGAGCGACGTGGAGATGGCGCGGGCGTTCGAGGGGATGGTGCGGGCGGACAGTCGGTTCGAGGTGGTGGCTCCGCGGAGGTTCGCGCTGGTGTGCTTCCGCATCAGGGCTTGGGGCGGAGGGGAGGCTGCGGCGGAGGCGGACAACCGGAGGCTGCTGGCGCTGGTCAACGGCAGCGGGAGCGCGTACGTGACGCACACGGTGTTGTGCGGGAAGTACGTGCTGCGTTTCGCGGTGGGGGCGACGCTCACCGAGCATCGCCACGTGGCGAGTGCTTGGGAGCTGATCAGGGCGAAGGCTGACGAGGTGCTCGGTGGCAGGCCGCTCGAGTAA
- the LOC103999546 gene encoding uncharacterized protein LOC103999546, whose translation MKSPQVIFKLDIPSGVAERDGTARARDVASASKASLVVAASMSAVEALKDQAGLCRWNYVLRSLQQQAKNDGVGSLSRAKRTTSSIDRRRRGWSEEALRTVMYLSCWAPN comes from the exons ATGAAATCTCCACAAGTTATCTTCAAACTGGATATCCCCTCTGGTGTGGCAGAAAGAGACGGCACAGCCCGTG CTCGAGATGTGGCTTCTGCAAGCAAGGCTTCTTTGGTGGTGGCAGCGAGCATGAGCGCGGTGGAGGCGCTCAAGGATCAGGCGGGGTTGTGCCGGTGGAACTACGTCCTCAGGTCTCTGCAGCAGCAGGCGAAGAACGACGGCGTGGGGTCCTTGTCTCGGGCCAAGAGGACAACTTCATCCATCGAcaggaggaggagaggatggtCAGAGGAGGCACTGAGGACGGTCATGTACTTGAGCTGCTGGGCTCCCAACTAG
- the LOC135623845 gene encoding uncharacterized protein LOC135623845 — MASASRACLVVAASMSAVEALKDQAGLCRWNYVLRSLQQRTKNNTVGSLSQAKRTSSSIDTRREWQAADAKAKQAEEALRTVVYLSCWGPN, encoded by the coding sequence ATGGCTTCTGCAAGCAGGGCTTGTTTGGTTGTCGCGGCTAGCATGAGCGCAGTGGAAGCGCTCAAGGACCAAGCGGGGCTATGCCGGTGGAACTACGTCCTCAGATCTCTGCAGCAGCGGACGAAGAACAACACCGTAGGCTCCTTGTCTCAGGCCAAGAGGACATCTTCCTCCATCGACACGAGGAGAGAGTGGCAGGCGGCGGATGCGAAGGCCAAGCAAGCAGAGGAGGCACTGAGGACGGTAGTGTACTTGAGCTGTTGGGGTCCCAATTAG